A stretch of DNA from Natrinema halophilum:
TCCTGGGCGGTGAGACAGGCGAGGTGATCGAACCCCGCTTCGTCTCGAAGATCCGAGAGAACGTCCTGGACGTCGTCCGGTCGGATGACGAACCCGGGCGCGTTCAGATGATCGTCGCGCGTGAGCGCGCGGTCACCGACGATCGCTTCGAGTTCGTCCTCCGTGACGTCGACGGGCGGCCGCTGATTTTGCTCGAGCCCCGTGCTCATGGCGAATCAGCCCAGTTGTACCGCATGACGAGGTCGTCTTCGTCGATGTCGTCTGCGAGTTTCTGGACGAGTTCGTCTTTCGGCAGATCGCCGAACTTCTCGAGTTCGTACGGTTTGACGACGACGGGCGTCGACTCGCCGTTTCGGATCCGCTCTTGCAGTTTGGCGATCCCGTAGACGAGCGCTTCCGGTCGCGGCGGGCATCCGGGGACGTGGATGTCGATCGGAATGATCTCTTCGGCACCCTTGACGACGTTGTATCCCTCCTGGAAGGGACCGCCCGAAATGGTGCACGAACCCATGCCGACGACGAACTTGGGTTCGGGCATCTGATCGTAGACCCGCTTCATGCGGGGGCCGAACTTCGAAACGATCGTCCCCGGAACGATCATGACGTCGGCCTGGCGGGGCGAGGCACGGGGAACGCCGGCCCCGAAGCGGTCGAGGTCGTGTTTGATCGCGTACGTGTGCATCATCTCGATGCTGCAGCATGCGATCCCGAACTGCAGCATGAACATCGAGTTGCCGCGGACCCAGTTCATGAACTTGTCGAACTTCGTGAGGATGAACGGGGTGGAGCCGAAGGCCTCTCGAAGCTTGGAGTTGAAGCGGTCGTCGGCACCCTCACCGATTCGCGAGTCTCGAGTGTCCGTCGATGGTACGGTACTGCCGTGAATCGATTCGCGTGGTTGGTCGCTACTCATGATCAGTCAGCCTCCAGTTGGCGGGACGTCCGTGCCCACTGTACCGCGCCGTTTCGCCACGCCCACGCAAGCCCGACGAGCAGGATGCCGACGAACAACAGCATCGGCCCGAGCGCGCGGACGAGCGGGATATCCGCAGCGAGCGCATCGCGATAAACGACCGCCCACGGGAACAACAGGACGGTCTCGATATCGAAAACGACGAACAGAAGCGCAACCATGTAATACTGGATGTTAAACCGGATGCGCGTGCCGCCGGTCGGAATCTCGCCACTTTCGTAGGTGGCGCGTTTGCTCGTTTCGGGCACGGTGGGTCGCAGGAGATACGATACCGCCATCATACTGAGCGGTATCAGCATCCCGACGAGCGCCAGCGCCCCGATGGCGATCCAATCATTCATCTCGGTAACGTTCGAGGCTTCAAACCGCACACACATAAGGGTTGATTCTTTATTTTTCGGCAAATCACGGGCCGTGCGGCGACTTCAGCCGTCACCAACTCCGATGAATAATCACCTAAGACTATCTGTAGTTGTGCGGCGGGTGAACGAACCGGTAATCCGGTATTACTAGCGTTTGCGGCCGACGGAACGCCGTAGAGCACAGGTGATTGCTATCGACAAATATCCCACATCAGTCAGAGTAAACAGGCCGTAGCTATACAAACGGCTATCTCACCACTGTCCGTCGTCGAGGCCGGTATGAGAACGTCGAAGTATCAGCCCCGGTCCTGAAACAGCGGCGTACCGCCGTCGTGGAGTTCCTGAGAAACGGTTCCGACGGATTCCCGAAGTTCTTCGTGATACTCGACCAGTCTGTCGCGAATCGCGTCGTGCTGACGGGCGAGAATTTGGGCAGCCGATAGTGCCGCGTTAAACGACTTGCCGGCATCGACGGCGACGAGGGGCGCGCCCGTCGGCATTCCGATGACGCTGTCGACGGATTTTTCCTGGACGGGGACGCCGATGACCGGAAGCGGATACGCGATCGATGCGGTCATATTCGGGAGGTCCGCCGACTTTCCTCCGGCACCGGCGATGATGACTTCGAGACCGCGTTCCTCTGCCGTGTCGGCATAAGCCGTCATTAAGTCGGGCGTTCGGTGAGCGGAGGTCACGTACGTCTCGAACGTGAACCGTTCGTCGGGCGAATCCCGGTAGTTCGTTTGCTCGGCGAAGTCGAGTTCATGCACGAAGGCGTCGTAGGCGCCCCGGCGCTCTCCGCCGGTCATCATCGTCTCGAGGTCGGAGTCGCTCCCCATCACGATTCCGACGTCAGGGGTTTCTTCGTCCGGGTGGTCCAGAGCCGCTTCCTCGTGCAGGCGGTCGATCAGATCCGCAACGCTGTCGGACATGGCTGTATCTCGTCGGTCCGTCCCTTTAGTTCGTCCTGAACGTGACGCCCTCTTCGAGGTCGCGTGCAACCTCCAGCAGGTCGTCGACGGATGCGTCCTCGTCGCGACCCGAGAGTGTCACGTGCCCCATCTTCCGTAACGGACGGGCCTGGCGCTTGCCGTACCAGTGGAGGCTCGCGCCGACCGTCTCGAGAATTCGATCGACTCCGTTCAACCGCGCGGGTTGTTCTTCTCGTACGTCCCCGAGCAGATTCTTCGTGACGGTCGCCGACCGGAGGTCGGTCGACCCCAGCGGCCAGCCGAGGACGGCGCGGACGTGCTGTTCGAACTGTGAACTCTGTGCGCCTTCGATCGTCCAATGTCCGGAGTTGTGCGGTCGCGGCGCGATCTCGTTGAGCAGAATCTCGCCGTCCCCTCGCGGGCGCTGTCCGCTCGCGTCGTCCGAGGCGCGTGGCGCCTCGCGCGTTTCGAACAGCTCGATCCCGTAGACGCCCCGGCCGTCCATGACCTCGAGTACGTCTCGCGCAACCCCGTGAGCGCGCTCGGTGACGACGTCGGACGAGCGGGCGGGGACGATCGTTTCCCGAAGGATCTCCGCTTCGTGTACGTTCTCGCCGAGGGGAAACGTCGCGATCTCGTCGTCGCCCTTGACCGCGATAACGGACACTTCACGCTCGAAGTCGACGAACGACTCGACCATCGCAGGGCCAGCGACGGACTCGAGAGCGTCCTCGGCGTCGGCTTTCGATTCGACCGGAACGTTACCGCGTCCGTCGTACCCCCCGGTCCGCGCCTTGAGCATCACCGGCGCGCCGTAGTCGTCGATCGCGTCGCGAACGTCCGCAGCGTCCTCGACCTCTCGAAACGGCGGGACCGGAACGCCGGCGTCGCGCAACTGCCGCTTCTGTACGAGTTTGTCGTGGATCGTCTCCAACGTCTCAGGCTTCGGGTGAACGGGAGTGCCGGTCTCCTCACTAATCCGCTCTAACACGTTCTGATCTGCGAGTTCGATTTCGAACGTGAGGCCATCGGCGCGTTCAGCGAGGTCACGGATCCCCGCCTCGTCGTCGAACTCGGCGACGATCTGGTCGCGAGCCACCAGCGCGGCGGGACAGTCCGGCGTCGGGTCGAGGACGATCACCTCGACGCCGAGCGGCGCGGCCGCCTCGGCGAGCATCCGTCCGAGTTGTCCTCCCCCGACTACGCCGATCGTCGGTCCCGGCGTCCGTAGCGTCGTCATTGCGCCCTGGTTGACGGCGACCGCGCTTAAGAATTCTCAAACTGGCCGCCCGAACGGTGTCGAACTGTCCGTACGGAGGCATCGTCGAACCACTCGTTCGAACGATACTCGCCGTCAGCCTCCACCAGTGCGCTCCGCCTCCCTTCCGGCCGCCTTCGATCGGCGATATTCTAGTATAAAAAACGTCGGGGAAAGCACCTCGCCCGGAAACTGAGTAGTATTACATTTCCGGACTGGCCCACATAGAGACAGGTATGAAAAGAGGTATTTCGAGACGCCAAATCCTCGCCGGTGGAGGGATCGGGGCGCTCGCGTCGCTTGCGGGCTGTCTCGCGACCGGCAGAGGGGAAACGGAGACTGTGACGAAAACGTACCGGATCGACGACCTCGAGACGCTCTCGCTCGCTGCGCAAAACGGTTCGGTTACCGTCGAGGGAAATCAGGGGGATGCGATAGAGATCCGTGGCCACAAGGCCGCGCCGACCGAAAGCTCCCTCGAGTCGCTGACGATCGAAACCAGCCGGAACGATGGCCATCTCACGGTCGAAACGCAGCGGGACGACACTCCGTTCCTGTTCGGCCCCGATCCAATACTGGATCTCGAGGTAACTGTTCCGGAGGGGGTCCGACTCGCCCGCGCGAAGACCGTAAACGGCGACGTCGAGGTACGGAACGTGGTCGGTGAATTGATGGCCGAGACGACGAACGGACAGATCGACGTCGAGGGCGTCGACGGGACCCTCGTCAGCGAGAGTACCAACGGCTCGATTCGCGCCGCGGACGTTCGGAGTGATGTAAGCGTGAATACGACCAACGGGAGTATCGACGTCACCCTCGCGGCCGACGGCGGTGACCTGACTGCCGAAAGTACCAACGGCGAAATTACGGTCACCGCACCGGCGTCGCTCGATGCCGCTATCAATGCCGCGGCGACGAACGGTGAGATTTCGATCGAGGGATTCGACGAGTCTGACGTGTCAGGACGCGGCTCGGTCTCGGTGACGCTGGACGAGGGCACTCGGCGCGTTCGGCTCGATACGACGAACGGCGATATCTCCGTGCGAAGCGAAACTGTGGCGTAACGCTGCTTCGTCGGCGTTACTGAGAGAGACCGGTGGATCGAACGAGCATTCGATACGTCGCGATCCGCCGACGCGCGGTCGCCGGAGAACGGTACCTCTTTTACCCGCCCTCTCCACCGCTCGCCTATGACCACGCTCGGACTGGTGGTCGCGGACTTCAACCGGCCGATCACCGAGCAAATGGAGCAGGACGCACTCGAGGCGGTCACCGCCGCGGGCGCAGAGGTGTACGAGACGGTCCACGTCCCCGGGGTGTACGACGCGCCGCTGGCAGCCGACCGACTTGCTCGCCTCGATGACGTCGACGCGGTGGCCGTCGTCGGAACCGTCATCACGGGTGATACGGATCACGACCAGGTGATCACCGACGCCACCGCACAGCGGCTCTCCGACGTGAGTCTCGAGCGCGACACTCCCGTGACCCTCGGCGTAACTGGCCCCGGAATGTCCGCAGCCGAAGCACGCGAACGCGTCGAGAACGCGGCGAACGCCGTCGACGGCGCACTCAAACTCGTCTCCGAACTCCCAGCACCCAGTCTCGCTACCGATTCCGATCCACAATGACGATGGAATTCACCGACCGCGTTAGCCGAGTCGAACCGTCCGCCACGCTTGCCATCTCCGCACTCGCAACCGAACTCGAGGCCGAGGGCGCAGATGTCGTCGACCTGAGCGTCGGCGAACCCGACTTCCCCACGCCCGACAACATCGTTCAGGCGGGCAAGGACGCGATGGATGCCGGCCACACCGGCTACACGACGTCGGCCGGCATCCTCGAATTGCGCGAGGCGATCGCCGACAAACTGGCCGACGACGGCCTCGATCACGGCCCCGAAAACGTCATCGTCACGCCCGGCGCGAAGCAGGCGCTTTACGAGATCGTTCAGGCGCTCGTCGAAGACGGCGACGAGGTCGTCCTGCTCGATCCCGCGTGGGTCTCCTACGAGGCGATGGTCAAGATGGCCGGCGGCGACCTCTCACGGGTCGACCTCTCACCCCACGACTTCCAGCTCGAGCCCGCGCTCGACGACCTCGAAGCGGCGGTCTCGGACGACACCGAACTGCTGATCGTCAACTCGCCGTCGAACCCCACCGGCGCGGTTTACTCCGATGCGGCCCTCGAAGGCGTCCGCGACCTCGCCGTCGAACACGACATCACCGTAATTTCAGACGAGATCTACAAGGAGATCACCTACGGCGTCGAACCGACGAGTCTCGGCACCCTCGAGGGGATGGCCGACCGCACCGTGACCGTCAACGGCTTCTCGAAAGCCTACTCGATGACCGGCTGGCGACTCGGTTACTTCGCCGGCCCCGAAGCGCTTGTCGACCAGGCCGGCAAACTTCACAGTCACTCCGTCTCGTCGGCCGTCAATTTCGTCCAGCACGCCGGCCTCGAGGCGCTCGAAACCGAAACGGCAGTCACGGAGATGGTCGACGCGTTCGAAGAGCGCCGCGACCTGGTCGTCGACTTGCTTGACGACCACGGCGTCGACGTCGCCGTGCCCGAGGGCGCGTTCTACATGATGCTACCCGTCGACGACGACGATCAGGCCTGGTGTGAGGGCGCGATCGAAGACGCCCACGTCGCGACGGTTCCCGGCAGCGCGTTCGGAACGCCCGGATACGCGCGGATCTCGTACGCTGCCAGTGAGGAGCGACTCGAAGAAGGGATCGAGCGGCTCGCTGAGGAAGGGTATCTGTAATCTGTTTTTCACGGTTTCCGACTTCGAGACAGTCGCTAGCGGTTAGCCAGCTCCCAATCGGGAGTTTCTCTGGGTGGCCGTTCGTGAATCGCTGACATGGTTCTGGTCGGCCTCGAGTTTATATAGGAACGCGGGGCCAACCCGGTCATGGATTGCCCAACGTGTGGCAAAGCACTGACTTGCCGGCGAGGCATGCGACAGCATCATACGAAAGTACACGACGACCCCCTTCCGAATCGGACGTGTAGCGGCTGTGAGGACGACTTTTACGATCCAAAGGCTCGGCGCGAATACTGCGATGAGTGTAATCCGAATGGGAGCGAACACAACGGTAACTGGAAAGGTGGGAAGAAAACCACATCGTGTGATCGCTGCGGATCACCATTCAAATACTATCCGTCCGACAAACCGGGTGTCTACTGCTCAAATTGTGTTGAGAACGCCGACGTGTTTCTTGGCACACCCTATTACGAATATCACGATATTGAACGTGTGAAGAAAGTGTGTGAATGGTGTGGACGAATTTCGACTGTTCTCAAGTCTAAAGCGGAACGAGACCCGGTTCGATTTTGTAGTCGTAATTGCCTCAATCACTGGTTATCTGCTCAGTGGGAAGAATCCGAAAACGCCTACAATGGTCGTTGGAGAACAGTGAGAAGAAACGCATTGAAGCGAGATAATCACACATGCCAACACTGTGGCATCACTCGTGACGAAATTGGACACGAACCGGATGTCCACCACATCGTACCAGTACGAAAGTTCAATGATCCGCAACTTGCTCATACTCTTGACAACGTCGTTTGTCTCTGCCGAAGTTGTCATCGATATGCCGAGATCAAATTGGTCGACGAACTCTCACCTTCGTCGTCTCGGTGAAAATAATAAGCCATAAGCCATTCTGCGGATAACGTGGTACTGCGACCAAGTCCCGTGGTGTAGTGGCCAATCATCTGAGCCTTTGGAGCTCAGGACGGCAGTTCGAATCTGCCCGGGACTATAAGTAATATTTTTCACATTTTTCACTCGCCGCCACGTACGGCAAATCGGTTCAGTTGCAAGCTACCGACCACTTCCGGTCGAATGGACGGTGTTCGAGTCGATCTCCGACTCGAGTGAGGCGACATTTCTCCGGGCCCTGGCAGAGACGCGGACGGAGGGAAATAGTTCTCGACGGATTCGATTCGTACTCTTTTTAGTGGCAACAACAACCACTGTCGGTATGGATAGTTCAGGGCTACGGCGACGGGATGTCCTCGTTGCGGTCTCGGGGAGTAGCAGTATACTCGCGGGATGTTCGGACGGTACGTCCTCGCAATCCAGTTACGGAACCGCGTACGGTCAGCGATACGGAACTGAGTAGGCATGGCTGACCAAACACCGCGACTCGGACTGGGAACGTACGATCAGGGCGACGAATGGGACCACACCGACACGGTCGAGGCGGTCGACGAACACGCGATCGTTCGCGGGCCGATCGCCGAGCGACCGGCGACGGGCGAATACGACGATGAGTTGTACCACGCGACCGACCAGGGGATCACCTGGCGCTGGGATGCCGCGAGCGAAGACTGGACCTATTTCAGCGGCAATGGGTGTTCCGGCCAACCGGTCCCTGGTACGAGTCACTTCGAAACTGCAGAATTCGTCCAGGCGCGTACCGAGGAAACACCCGTATGGAACGTCGAGGCCCACGGGGTCGAGGGCGACGGGACGACCGAGGTCGGGCACGCCATCCACGACCTACTCGAAACGGTCGAGCAGGCGGGTGGTGGGATCGTGTACTTCCCGCCCGGGCGGTATTTGCTCGAGCGGACGCCGCTAGTGGGTGACGACACGATCGTCATGGGTGCCGGTCACTCGACCATCCTCGAGGGAATCCGCCCGGCCGGTGAGGAAGGGAAGGCGCTCATCTCCAACAGGGGCTACGACGTGACGGGATACGATGGCGCATCGAACTGG
This window harbors:
- a CDS encoding NADH-quinone oxidoreductase subunit B, yielding MSSDQPRESIHGSTVPSTDTRDSRIGEGADDRFNSKLREAFGSTPFILTKFDKFMNWVRGNSMFMLQFGIACCSIEMMHTYAIKHDLDRFGAGVPRASPRQADVMIVPGTIVSKFGPRMKRVYDQMPEPKFVVGMGSCTISGGPFQEGYNVVKGAEEIIPIDIHVPGCPPRPEALVYGIAKLQERIRNGESTPVVVKPYELEKFGDLPKDELVQKLADDIDEDDLVMRYNWADSP
- a CDS encoding 5-(carboxyamino)imidazole ribonucleotide synthase — its product is MTTLRTPGPTIGVVGGGQLGRMLAEAAAPLGVEVIVLDPTPDCPAALVARDQIVAEFDDEAGIRDLAERADGLTFEIELADQNVLERISEETGTPVHPKPETLETIHDKLVQKRQLRDAGVPVPPFREVEDAADVRDAIDDYGAPVMLKARTGGYDGRGNVPVESKADAEDALESVAGPAMVESFVDFEREVSVIAVKGDDEIATFPLGENVHEAEILRETIVPARSSDVVTERAHGVARDVLEVMDGRGVYGIELFETREAPRASDDASGQRPRGDGEILLNEIAPRPHNSGHWTIEGAQSSQFEQHVRAVLGWPLGSTDLRSATVTKNLLGDVREEQPARLNGVDRILETVGASLHWYGKRQARPLRKMGHVTLSGRDEDASVDDLLEVARDLEEGVTFRTN
- a CDS encoding HNH endonuclease — translated: MDCPTCGKALTCRRGMRQHHTKVHDDPLPNRTCSGCEDDFYDPKARREYCDECNPNGSEHNGNWKGGKKTTSCDRCGSPFKYYPSDKPGVYCSNCVENADVFLGTPYYEYHDIERVKKVCEWCGRISTVLKSKAERDPVRFCSRNCLNHWLSAQWEESENAYNGRWRTVRRNALKRDNHTCQHCGITRDEIGHEPDVHHIVPVRKFNDPQLAHTLDNVVCLCRSCHRYAEIKLVDELSPSSSR
- a CDS encoding pyridoxal phosphate-dependent aminotransferase gives rise to the protein MTMEFTDRVSRVEPSATLAISALATELEAEGADVVDLSVGEPDFPTPDNIVQAGKDAMDAGHTGYTTSAGILELREAIADKLADDGLDHGPENVIVTPGAKQALYEIVQALVEDGDEVVLLDPAWVSYEAMVKMAGGDLSRVDLSPHDFQLEPALDDLEAAVSDDTELLIVNSPSNPTGAVYSDAALEGVRDLAVEHDITVISDEIYKEITYGVEPTSLGTLEGMADRTVTVNGFSKAYSMTGWRLGYFAGPEALVDQAGKLHSHSVSSAVNFVQHAGLEALETETAVTEMVDAFEERRDLVVDLLDDHGVDVAVPEGAFYMMLPVDDDDQAWCEGAIEDAHVATVPGSAFGTPGYARISYAASEERLEEGIERLAEEGYL
- the ribH gene encoding 6,7-dimethyl-8-ribityllumazine synthase, which codes for MTTLGLVVADFNRPITEQMEQDALEAVTAAGAEVYETVHVPGVYDAPLAADRLARLDDVDAVAVVGTVITGDTDHDQVITDATAQRLSDVSLERDTPVTLGVTGPGMSAAEARERVENAANAVDGALKLVSELPAPSLATDSDPQ
- a CDS encoding DUF4097 family beta strand repeat-containing protein; the encoded protein is MKRGISRRQILAGGGIGALASLAGCLATGRGETETVTKTYRIDDLETLSLAAQNGSVTVEGNQGDAIEIRGHKAAPTESSLESLTIETSRNDGHLTVETQRDDTPFLFGPDPILDLEVTVPEGVRLARAKTVNGDVEVRNVVGELMAETTNGQIDVEGVDGTLVSESTNGSIRAADVRSDVSVNTTNGSIDVTLAADGGDLTAESTNGEITVTAPASLDAAINAAATNGEISIEGFDESDVSGRGSVSVTLDEGTRRVRLDTTNGDISVRSETVA
- a CDS encoding AIR carboxylase family protein, with amino-acid sequence MSDSVADLIDRLHEEAALDHPDEETPDVGIVMGSDSDLETMMTGGERRGAYDAFVHELDFAEQTNYRDSPDERFTFETYVTSAHRTPDLMTAYADTAEERGLEVIIAGAGGKSADLPNMTASIAYPLPVIGVPVQEKSVDSVIGMPTGAPLVAVDAGKSFNAALSAAQILARQHDAIRDRLVEYHEELRESVGTVSQELHDGGTPLFQDRG
- a CDS encoding NADH-quinone oxidoreductase subunit A — encoded protein: MNDWIAIGALALVGMLIPLSMMAVSYLLRPTVPETSKRATYESGEIPTGGTRIRFNIQYYMVALLFVVFDIETVLLFPWAVVYRDALAADIPLVRALGPMLLFVGILLVGLAWAWRNGAVQWARTSRQLEAD